A genomic window from Rutidosis leptorrhynchoides isolate AG116_Rl617_1_P2 unplaced genomic scaffold, CSIRO_AGI_Rlap_v1 contig307, whole genome shotgun sequence includes:
- the LOC139882778 gene encoding uncharacterized protein — MAHQLTVKSRTKSSQALAMAPISEESQAPVVKKRKLNGGDEELSISVAAPSRIELRNGGIGVKNHNSEEKLWPCCSTLDNRDELVSVSCCSSNGSSERVKERTEFLDLEMVNDDCVEKKMESMAETDSCRRKSTVVGAEKMNMPSKLEIEEFFAEAEKNIQKGFAEKYNFDIAKDEPLQGRYQWVRMRP; from the exons ATGGCTCATCAGCTAACCGTCAAATCAAGGACGAAGTCGTCACAAGCTTTAGCTATGGCGCCGATTTCCGAAGAATCTCAGGCTCCAGTAGTTAAAAAGAGGAAATTAAACGGCGGCGACGAAGAATTGAGTATCTCCGTCGCAGCGCCGTCGCGTATTGAGCTGAGAAACGGCGGTATAGGTGTTAAGAACCACAATTCTGAGGAAAAATTGTGGCCGTGCTGCTCTACGTTGGATAATCGCGACGAACTTGTTTCGGTTTCTTGCTGCTCAAGTAACGGATCGAGCGAGCGAGTGAAAGAGAGAACTGAATTTCTAGATCTGGAGATG GTCAATGATGACTGTGTTGAA AAGAAGATGGAATCAATGGCGGAGACAGATTCCTGCCGTCGGAAATCAACGGTGGTGGGGGCGGAGAAGATGAATATGCCTTCAAAATTGGAGATCGAAGAGTTCTTCGCTGAAGCTGAGAAGAACATTCAGAAAGGATTCGCTGAAAA GTATAATTTCGACATAGCTAAGGACGAGCCATTACAAGGACGCTACCAATGGGTTAGAATGAGGCCATGA
- the LOC139882771 gene encoding methionine aminopeptidase 1D, chloroplastic/mitochondrial-like, protein MATAASSLEPKLLNSFVGCSGGGGGRSHFMNTAAQPLHQLFRHNPGTKHLSMQLLRTFSGLTDLFFNRRDENESLNGNRKRLKPGKLSPRRPVPAHIKRPPYVNNPISPGIASGHEVHDLKGIECMRASGKLAAQVLQYAGTLVKPGVKTDEIDEAVHQMIIDNGAYPSPLGYGGFPKSVCTSVNECICHGIPDSRALEDGDIINIDVTVYLNGYHGDTSATFFCGNVDDEARNLVKVTKECLDKAISICAPGVEYKKIGKTIHDHADKHRYGVVQQFVGHGVGRVFHADPVVLHYRNNERGRMLLNQTFTIEPMLTIGSFNPIMWDDNWTVVTEDGSLSAQFEHTILITKDGAEILTQC, encoded by the exons ATGGCGACCGCTGCTTCGTCTTTGGAACCGAAACTATTGAATTCATTTGTAGGCTGCAGCGGCGGCGGAGGAGGAAGAAGCCACTTCATGAACACGGCTGCTCAGCCTCTTCACCAGCTCTTTCGTCACAATCCAG GAACCAAGCATTTGTCGATGCAATTATTGCGAACTTTCTCTGGTTTAACCGACCTCTTTTTCAATAGAAG AGATGAGAATGAATCGCTAAACGGCAACCGTAAACGTTTAAAGCCTGGAAAATTGTCTCCTCGCCGTCCTGTTCCAGCTCATATAAAAAGACCTCCTTATGTAAATAACCCGATATCGCCTGGAATCGCAAGCGGACATGAAGTGCATGATTTGAAAGGGATTGAATGTATGAGAGCTTCTGGAAAACTTGCAGCACAGGTTCTTCAATATGCTGGGACTTTAGTTAAG CCAGGTGTAAAGACAGATGAAATTGATGAAGCAGTTCATCAGATGATTATTGATAATGGGGCATATCCCTCTCCTCTTGGCTACGGTGGGTTTCCAAAGAGTGTATGCACATCAGTTAATGAATGCATTTGCCATGGAATACCTGATTCTCGTGCACTTGAG GATGGTGACATAATCAACATTGATGTCACTGTTTATCTAAAT GGTTATCACGGTGACACATCAGCGACTTTCTTTTGCGGGAATGTTGATGATGAAGCCAGAAACTTGGTGAAG GTAACTAAAGAATGCCTTGATAAAGCAATATCTATATGTGCGCCAGGAGTGGAGTACAAGAAAATTGGCAAAACAATTCA TGACCATGCAGATAAACATCGTTATGGTGTAGTCCAACAGTTTGTTGGCCATGGGGTCGGACGCGTGTTTCATGCCGATCCAGTTGTACTGCATTACA GGAACAATGAGAGGGGTCGCATGCTTTTGAACCAAACTTTCACTATCG AGCCAATGCTGACAATAGGGAGCTTTAACCCGATCATGTGGGATGATAACTGGACAGTTGTTACGGAGGACGGAAGCTTATCGGCCCAGTTCGAACACACAATTCTTATTACGAAGGATGGGGCTGAGATATTGACGCAATGCTAA
- the LOC139882772 gene encoding uncharacterized protein, with translation MEKIEEQTKSKMDSTPVNWEALDALIIDFVKSERLIEDSSLASSSPPLSSSCSNSSSSPSITSPPSASSSSLSSSYHSRLIIRHIRRSLEAGDIDAAVDLLRSHAPVILDDHRILFRLQKQKFIELLRKGSIDDRHSAINFLRTALAPCALDAYPEAYEEFKHVLLAFIYDKNDPTSPVANEWAEKRRFDLAGLLSSVLRARLHAYDPVFSMTLRYLISIHKWYCLRQGICSPISDLTERLLLEERDPPATPEESLYEAPPFDEVDVQALVQAVELTRQGAIDSLRFAKGDLFQAFQNELCRMRLNVPMLDELVHEYCVYRGIVDFGFTTSSASAAHIYSENPKATQPDIAVCSSINSTIDLDLGINKHSDGEASICNTHLNGSHGCNADVTSTQGTDVVRYACESTENHEDCSTSWSHWRVDPSILQRNRSHGSGERNKRKRWRGRDDDLGTPDHSFPGYNNGEIMSNTNVAKEQEDYGKQCPLDINKKADKYELLLWMKDLASRGMAAEVVEEVNALDPNFFAQNPTLLFQLKQVEFLKLMSSGDHSGALKVASSHLGPLAAGDPNLLKPLKETLLTLLQPNEYDLDRSLPLHALATSLQVAIGKKLGIEEPQLIKIVRATLHTHNECFKLHMCKDSFQSMLQIDSLREGNATLLSSMSKSITDSSTINASSQVTISSSTRTPEDGSSPTQVSSGDLGCDETAILKVMEFLALPRADAIHLLAQYNGNAETVIQQIFA, from the exons ATGGAGAAGATCGAAGAACAAAC AAAATCAAAAATGGACTCTACGCCTGTGAACTGGGAAGCTCTGGATGCTTTAATAATCGATTTCGTCAAATCAGAGCGTCTCATAGAAGACTCCTCATTAGCTTCATCATCTCCACCGTTATCTTCTTCTTGTTCCAATTCATCTTCGTCTCCTTCAATCACTTCTCCTCCTTCtgcttcttcatcatcattatcgtctTCTTATCATTCGAGGCTCATCATTCGCCATATTAGACGGTCCTTAGAGGCTGGCGACATTGACGCCGCCGTTGATCTCCTCCGGTCACACGCTCCTGTCATCCTCGACGATCACAGAATCCTCTTCCGACTGCAGAAACAG AAATTTATCGAGCTGCTGAGGAAAGGAAGTATAGATGATCGTCACTCGGCGATCAATTTCTTGAGGACGGCACTTGCTCCATGTGCTCTTGATGCTTATCCG GAAGCATATGAGGAATTCAAGCATGTTCTTCTTGCTTTCATATATGACAAAAATGATCCTACATCTCCAGTGGCAAATGAG TGGGCTGAAAAAAGGAGGTTTGACCTCGCTGGCTTGTTGTCCTCCGTCTTAAGAGCTCGTTTACATGCATATGATCCAGTCTTTTCCATGACGTTACGTTATTTGATAAG CATACACAAATGGTATTGCCTTCGTCAAGGGATTTGCTCACCCATTTCTGATCTTACTGAAAGATTGCTCCTGGAAGAACGTGATCCTCCTGCTACACCCGAGGAAAGTTTGTATGAAGCACCTCCATTTGATGAG GTGGATGTACAAGCCCTCGTACAAGCTGTAGAACTTACAAGACAGGGGGCAATAGATAGCTTGAGATTTGCCAAGGGAGATTTGTTTCAGGCATTTCAG AATGAACTGTGTCGAATGAGACTGAATGTTCCCATGCTTGACGAGCTTGTTCATGAATACTGTGTTTATAGGGGAATCGTGGACTTTGGTTTTACAACCTCTTCTG CATCTGCAGCACATATTTATTCTGAAAATCCGAAAGCTACCCAGCCAGATATTGCGGTTTGCTCGTCAATTAATAGCACCATTGATTTGGATCTCGGAATTAATAAACATTCCGACGGTGAAGCTTCTATCTGTAACACCCATCTGAATGGGTCACATGGATGTAACGCAGATGTGACTAGCACACAGGGCACCGATGTTGTTCGATATGCCTGTGAGTCCACAGAAAACCATGAAGATTGTAGCACGAGCTGGTCCCATTGGCGTGTAGATCCAAGCATTCTCCAAAGAAACCGGAGCCATGGATCTGGGGAAAGGAACAAACGCAAGAGATGGAGGGGGAGAGACGACGACCTTGGTACTCCTGACCATTCTTTTCCTGGATACAACAACGGGGAGATTATGTCGAATACAAATGTAGCAAAAGAACAAGAG GATTATGGAAAACAATGCCCTCTTGACATCAACAAGAAGGCGGATAAATATGAATTGCTGCTTTGGATGAAGGATTTAGCTAGTAGAGGTATGGCTGCAGAGGTAGTCGAAGAAGTTAATGCTTTAGATCCAAACTTCTTTGCCCAGAATCCTACTCTGCTTTTCCAACTTAAGCAG GTTGAATTCCTTAAGTTGATGAGCTCCGGTGATCATTCGGGTGCTCTAAAGGTTGCATCCTCCCATTTGGGTCCATTGGCAGCTGGTGATCCTAACTTGCTAAAGCCCTTAAAGGAGACTTTATTGACGTTGCTCCAACCAAATGAATACGATTTGGACAGAAGCTTGCCATTACATGCACTAGCTACTTCCCTCCAG GTTGCAATTGGTAAAAAGCTTGGTATCGAAGAACCGCAGCTCATAAAGATTGTGAGAGCTACCCTTCACACACACAATGAGTGTTTTAAACTTCATATGTGCAAAGATAGCTTTCAAAGTATGTTGCAGATTGATTCATTGAGAGAAGGAAATGCAACTTTGCTTTCCTCCATGTCAAAGTCGATCACAGATAGTAGCACTATTAATGCTTCTTCCCAAGTTACAATATCTTCAAGCACAAGGACACCAGAAGATGGTAGTAGCCCTACTCAAGTGTCTTCTGGAGATCTCGGCTGTGATGAAACTGCAATACTCAAAGTCATG GAATTTCTTGCTTTGCCAAGAGCTGATGCCATCCATCTTCTGGCTCAGTATAACGGAAATGCTGAAACTGTCATCCAACAAATCTTTGCATAG